The Couchioplanes caeruleus sequence TGCCGCCCACCAGATGCCGCCGACGTGGAAGCCCGGGATGCCGATGAGGCTCACGTCGCCGGGGCGCAGGTCGATCCAGTCGAGGCCCTTGGACTCCATCGCGTCGCGGACCGCGAAGAAGCTGCGCTGCGCCAGCACCACGCCCTTGGGCAGCCCGGTGGTGCCGCTGGTGTACAGCTGGGCGACCGGGTCGTCCCACGCGCCGCCCTCGTCGATGTCCGCGTCCGGGAACGCGCGCTGCCAGTCGGGCAGGCCGGTGCCGGGCCCGGCGGGCCCGTCGAGCCGGACGATGACGGGCGCCTCGGTCAGCTCGGCGACGACCTGCTGGGCCGCCGGGAGGAACTCGTCCTCGACGAACAGCACCGCCGTGCCGGAGTCGCCGAGGATGTGCCGAACCTCGCCCGCGGCGAGCCGCCAGTTGATCGGCACCAGCACCGCGCCGGCCTTGGCGGCACCGAAGAGGACGTCGTAGTAGTGCTCCGACTCCTTGGCCAGGAACGCCACCCGGGCGCCGGGAGCCAGGCCCAGGGCTTGCAGGCCGTGTGCCGTCCGGTTGCTGCGCCGGTGCAGCTCGGCGTAGGTGACGCTCCGGTCCTCGCACAGCACCGCCGGATGGTCGGGACGCTCCGCGGCGTGGAAGGCGATCGTCTGCTGCAACGTACGCAGCTTCGGGTAGTACAACGACACCTGGCGAACTCCTTGCGAAGGGCTGGTCATGACCAGACGTGCGTTTCCGGCCAGAGGCGGCGGCCGGCGACGGGGCCGGACGACGAACCGCTCCGTGGCGGCGCCCCGGTTGCGGCCTCCATCAGGACATGCGCGTTGGTGCCGGTGAACCCGAACGAACTGACCCCCGCGACCCGGCGGGCCGACTCCGGCCAGGGCATCCGCTTGCGAGGTACACCGATCGACAGCCGGTCCCAGGCGATGTCGGGGTCGGGAAGGTCGAAACCCGGCTGCGCCGGGATCTCACCATGGCTGAGTGCCAACGCGACCTTCATGAGACTTGCGGCCCCGGAGGCGGTCTCCAGGTATCCGAGGTTGGCCTTGCAGGAGCCGAGGTACAGCGGCGGGGCGCCGGGTTTCTCGCGCCCGTAGGCCGCCGCGGTGCTCTCGGCCTCGATGACGCCGCCCAGTTTGGAACCGTTGGCCTGGGCCTCCACGTAGCGCACGTCGAGGGGATCGACCCGAGCGGCCCGCAGTGCGTCCGCCATGACGCGGCGTTGGGCGGCCACCGGAGTCGCCGTCATCGCCACCCGGTCGCCCTGCTGCCACAGCGCGGTGCCGCGGATGACGGCGTACGGTCCGGGCTCGTCCGGTGTCACGTCCTTGAGCCGCTTGAGCACCAGCACCCCGCAGCCCTCGCCCCGCACGTGGCCGTCGGCGTCCTTGGCGAACGGCCGGCTGCGCCCGGTGGGCGACAGCATTCCGGCGCGGTCGAACACCACGCTGGTGAACGGGGCGAGTTGAAGATGGCACGCCCCCACGACGGCGATGTCGCATTCGCCGCGCCGCAGCGCCGGCACGGCGAGGTGCACCGCGGTCAGCGCGGAGGAGCAGGCGGTGTCCACGGTCAGCACCGGCCCGTTGAGCCGCAGGCCCGTGGCGATCCGGGCGGCCGTCGCGCTCAGCGCGTTCCCCGTACCCATGTACGGCGAAAGCTCGTCCGGCCCGATCCCGTTGCGGAGGTGCGCGAAGGGGAACTCCACAGTGCTCACACCGGTGTAGACCCCGACGCGCCGGCCCGACGTGTCACCGATACCGGCATCGGTGAGTGCCTGCTGGGCGCAGGTCAGCAGCAGACGCTGCTGCGGATCCAGGTACCGGGCCTCCTCCTCGTCGATCCCGAAGCGCTCCGGTTCGAAGAGGTCCACGCCCTCCACGTGCACACCACGGGCGAGCAGGCCGGCGAACGGACTGAGATCCTGCGCCGCGGGATTCCACCGTGGCGGCGCCTCGCGTGGTTCGGCCGGCACGACCCGCTCGTCGCACAGCGCCGCCCAGAACGCCCCGGGATCGTTGATGCCGCCGGGAAAGCGGCACGCCATGCCGACGACCGCGATTCCCTGATTCTCCTGGGCGTGCTGCCGGGCCGCTGTCAGCACAAGTTGCTCGCGGCTCAGCGAGTTGAGGAACTCGATGTAGTCCTTCATCGCTCAGAGGTCCCTCAGGGCCGCCAGTTCGGCCGCCACCTCGTCGGCGGACATGTCGGTGACGTCGTGCGGTCCCACGTCCACCTGCTGTTCTGCCGTGGAGTCCGCGCCGCCGAGCTGTTGCTCGAGGTAGTCGGTGAGCAGGCCGATCGACGGGTAGTCGAAGGCCAGGCTGGTCGGGAGGGCCACCCGCAGCGACGATTCGAGGAAGTTCTTCAGTTCGACGGCACCCAGCGAGTCCAGGCCCACCTCGAGGAACTTCGCGTCGGCCGGGACGTCGTCGGGGCCGTCGAAGTGCAGCGCGTCGGCGACGTGCCCACGGATCATCCGGTTCACCGCGGTCCGCCGCTCCGACCGGGGCAGGGCCAGCAGCACCGCCGGGTCGATCGCGTCGTCGCGGTTCTGCGTGCGCCGGGCCAGCCGCTGGTACAGCGGATTCGGCGCCCGGCCCCCGGCCAGTTTGTCCCAGTCGAACTCCCCGACGACCGCCTGTGGCACCGGGTGCGCGAGGATCGTGGCGAGCGCGGCCATGCCCCGCTTCGGCCGGATGAAACGCGTGCCCTGAGCCTCCAGGTTGCGGACGAGCCGCTCGTCCAGCTCTGCCGCCATGCCCACCTCGGCCCACGGTCCCCAGTTGAGTGAGGTTCCCGGGAGCCCCGCCGCGACGCGCCAGGACATCGCGGCATCCACGAACGCGTTTCCGGCCGCATA is a genomic window containing:
- a CDS encoding polyketide synthase, with protein sequence MKDYIEFLNSLSREQLVLTAARQHAQENQGIAVVGMACRFPGGINDPGAFWAALCDERVVPAEPREAPPRWNPAAQDLSPFAGLLARGVHVEGVDLFEPERFGIDEEEARYLDPQQRLLLTCAQQALTDAGIGDTSGRRVGVYTGVSTVEFPFAHLRNGIGPDELSPYMGTGNALSATAARIATGLRLNGPVLTVDTACSSALTAVHLAVPALRRGECDIAVVGACHLQLAPFTSVVFDRAGMLSPTGRSRPFAKDADGHVRGEGCGVLVLKRLKDVTPDEPGPYAVIRGTALWQQGDRVAMTATPVAAQRRVMADALRAARVDPLDVRYVEAQANGSKLGGVIEAESTAAAYGREKPGAPPLYLGSCKANLGYLETASGAASLMKVALALSHGEIPAQPGFDLPDPDIAWDRLSIGVPRKRMPWPESARRVAGVSSFGFTGTNAHVLMEAATGAPPRSGSSSGPVAGRRLWPETHVWS